In Lycium ferocissimum isolate CSIRO_LF1 chromosome 7, AGI_CSIRO_Lferr_CH_V1, whole genome shotgun sequence, the sequence CTGGACAATATCATATGTGTTATGTTCGATGCCAcactgtgggatttcactgggtgtgttgttgttgttgccaaTACATGTGTCTTGTATTCAATTAAAATCTTCTAACCTCTCATGCACATAGTTTTAGAATTTCTGTGATCGTTGTAGATATTTAAATAAGTTTCAGCTATTAGTAAATGGTCTTATGCTACTTCCTGGCCCAAGTTTTACCTCTCTTTATCTTTCTGATGGCTGATTTGGTAGCACCTTACGTCTTCTCCGGTGTCTATTATTTCTGATAATTTTTAAGACATTAACCTTCTGTGAAATTTCAACGACCAAGGCTTCTCCTGCGGGGTTCAGATGGTGACTTTCACGCAAGTTTCCATCATCCATTGTGGTAGCATTTATGTTTCCAGAATAAGTAATACAAGTTGATTTCTCGACCTAGACTTTGAGAAGGGCTTGTTAGAATCTTTAGTGTTACGTTTAAAatgtttaaagttaaattattgaaagaaataagACCTTAAAGTGGGTGCTTTTTTACACATGGACAAATATTGTGTATTATATTTGAGCTCTATATATGGTTGCATCAAGGgatcaaaaagaaaattcacAATTAGACCACTACAGTTTATTGATGAATATGTACTATTCATATAGGTTGGTGATGCATCAATCTCTCGTAATTTCTTTCAAACTACACTTAGTACGTGGTAATGCTGGCAAAAGGGAGAGTAGTCGTGTCTAATTAATTAACATATGTCTGGAATTCTGCTACTAAGATTTTGATTCCTTAGCCTCTTAGCGAGACTGTTTGTTTTCTATGTCTATATATTTGCAGGAGTTCCATAGGAAATTTTACCATCCCAGTAATGCAAGGATATGGTTTTATGGAGATGATGACCCAAATGAACGTCTGCGGATCTTAAGTGGTACGTATTCGTTTACCTCTTACAATTTCGAGCATGAATGGTGTTAATTCATAGTGTTTGCCTATACTAGGTATCCTTCTTGAACGAGCGGGTTTTTCTCGGATATTCATTACTTCATgtacttcttttattttttttttatgacaagggaacccgcagccgctaccctttgggTGCGCATAGGGTAAACCCCGCTcttgtgcaatagctcgcaaacctcACAGAagaggtaacccgcactagccaagccccgtgcgacgagcttgacccagaaggcaaatcccctgctgtcgtaggtagggggtttcgaacctgagacctccattatggaaGCCCcgtgctcaaccaactgagccacccttgtgGGTTTCTCTGTACTTTTTTTGATGTGTTAGAGGAAACTTGGAAATAACAAAATTCTTAACATGCCAATGTCAGAAACTTTCCCTACACCTATCAAAGGTCATGTCATTAAAAATTGGGGAAGCTACACCTATCGGAGgccttgttattttttttttttatgcccATAGCTCAAAATATatagaatcatgactcaaaattttaaaaatttagggGACATGAAAATTTTTACATTACTTATTTTGTGTATGTAATTTCTTGTACAACCAAGATTAACAAGAACACACTGGAAGAAATATTTGTAACTTCAAGGTGATGTTAAGCTCGTttccaattttctatttattttattatgtgtCTCATTGTTAACTGTGTACTTGGGTTTTTTCCTCTCATAATTTTATAAATCCTCAGATGTTGTATAGTAGTGCCAGTCATCAGACCCCTTCATAGTCAGTAATTTACGTTGGAGtgcttttgttttcctttttttcttttgatttaagTCAAGGCATATGGAATTTGCCAAAAATATTATTGCTACGTGGGGGGCCTCGCTTTCTGTACTTTCTGGGAGCTTATATACgtgttttttctttattttctgtgAGTATTATGCTGGCTGTCAAAATTCTGGGAGTTCTCCAAAAGTTAAAATGAACAGGAAATAGAAATTGAAATAAAGATGTATAACAtttttttataaggaaataaagaagtatAACATGCTAAAATCGAGTTGAATTGTCAATTATATTGATCAAATGTCGTACAAACTTGCGAAAATTTTACATGGTATTAGCTGTGTTTGTTCTAACCAGTAGTgccttaagttttattttacaACCCTGAAGCTTGTCTTGAAAACTCTGGTGCATCTCATGTTCCTATAATATGTGTAATTATGCATGCAGAGTATTTGAACATGTTTGATGCCAGTTCAGCTCCACATGAGTCAAGAGTTGAACCACAGAAACTATTTTCAGAGCCAGTCAGGATCGTAGAAAAATATCCTGTTGGGGAAGATGGGGACCTGAAAAAGAAGAACATGGTATGCCTTAATTGGCTGCTGTCTGACAAGCCACTGGATTTAGAAACTGAGCTTGCCCTAGGTTTTTTGGATCATCTGCTTTTGGGGACTCCAGCTTCTCCCTTGAGGAAGATCTTGCTAGAAAGTGGTTtaggagatgctattgttggtggAGGAATTGAAGATGAGCTTCTTCAGCCTCAGTTTAGCATTGGGTTGAAGGGTGTCTCAGAAGAGAACATTCAAAAGGTTGAAGAATTGGTCATGAGCACTCTGGAAGGCTTAGCTGAGAAAGGTTTTGATTCAGATGCTGTGGAGGCATCAATGAATACCATTGAATTTTCTCTCAGAGAAAATAACACTGGCTCATTCCCACGTGGTTTAGCGTTGATGCTCCGGTCCATTGTACGAAAAAACTTTCATAACTCTATCATTTATCTTGATTTTCGTCGTTtacattttccttttcctttctcttgcaAAGAGTGAGCTATGTTTTTCACTGTGATGTTTCTTCAGGGGAAATGGGTTTACGATATGGATCCATTTGAACCACTGAAGTATCAGAAACCTTTGGACGCCCTGAAAGCTAGAATAGCTAAGGAAGGCTCCAAAGCTGTTTTTGCTCCTTTAATTGACCAATACATCTTGAGAAATCCACACCGTGTAACGGTTGAGATGCAGGTTATTATCATTAATGCTGACTGGCTTTCTCTGAGAAGATTTGCTTTTTGTGTATGTTAAATATGGGTGTTGTTTTCTTCAGCCTGACCGAGAGAAGGCATCTCGTGAGGAACAAATGGAAAAAGAGACGTTAGATAAAGTTAAAGCAAGCATGACCCAAGAGGATCTTGCTGAGCTGGCTCGGGCAACACAAGAGCTACGGTTAAAGCAAGAAACTCCTGACCCACCAGAAGCCCTAAAGAGCGTGCCCAGCCTCTCTCTACAAGATATTCCTCGAGAACCTGTACATGTTCCAACTGAGGTAACCATAACTTACTCGTTTTCTTtgctttaattttgtttaatggaTTCCATCTAGTTTAACTTGTTGCGCCTTTTGTTGTAGGTTGGAGACATCAATGGGGTAAAAGTTTTGCAGCACGACCTCTTCACAAATGATGTTCTTTATGCTGAAGTTGTCTTCAACATGAGCTCATTGAAGCAAGAGCTGCTGCCATTGGTCCCACTTTTTTGGTAATATGCTTCCCTGAACTGCTTAGATATTAATATGTATCATACAGTGACTCCTCCTGCctctcaaaaagaaaaggataaaaaataaattttctaatAGGGAAGTGAGACAAACGAAgtagaaataaatgaacttaGAACCCATAGGCTATGACATAGTAAAATTTAACACTCATGAAGGCCTTGTTGTTTGCTTTCTTTGGTTCTTACTTCTCGAGAATTTGTTCAGTAGATCGGTTGTGGTGGTTatttcccttccttctttggctgTCCCTGTTTGTTCATGTGGTCTCTAGTTTTTGGCCGCATTATATTTTGAAGCTTATGTATCATATTCACATCACTCTTTAGAATACACTTTGTGGTTTTCAAAAGTGTGTCCAGGTAGGTTGATTCTACTTTAGAACTTTTTGACAACTGTGTATTATgcaattaaaatcataagctgaTGATAGTTGGCTACAACATGATGAGTAGCAGGGTTATGATCTAATAGGCCAATGcatccctcttttttttttttttaaactggtTAGTGTATTCTATATCATAATAGGCCAATGCATCTTTTAGCCATTGGAGTTGCGCAAATAAGTCCACGCTTTCCGTATTTCTTATGTGGACTAGTTTTTTTAATAGTGAGATGTGAGTTCATGAATTAAAGATTATTTGGTTCTGATGTGCAAAATTCTTAACAGTCAGTCTCTGCTGGAAATGGGCACAAAGGATTTAGACTTTGTGCAGTTGAACCAGTTGATTGGAAGGAAAACTGGAGGTATATCAGTCTATCCTTTCACCTCATCAGTCCGCGGGAAGGCGGAGCCATGTAGCAAGATAATTGTTCGAGGCAAAGCCATGTCACAACGTACAGAGGATCTATTTAACCTGGTAAATCATTTTCTTTGTTAATTGATAGCTGTATATGGTCATCTTCCAAGCTACATGAAACATGATGTGATGTTGTTGTGTGTGAACAATGGGGTGTGATGTTATGTTTGAAGGTCTTTGTAGCGATGACAAAGGACCTGTCAAAGTTTGAGTTAAATTAAACAAGAAAAAGGTGTTTGTTAAGTTTTACTATTCATGACATGCTTATGTAGATTTCCTGAAAATGATCATGTTTGTGTAGATTTCCATTTAGTTGGTATCAGTGTTATCAAAGGCGCGTTTTaagcgcgcttaagccctgaagcgaggctcaaaacatgttgagcgcttcgcctcgctttatgtgcgcttcagtgtcgtcatcaaggctctaagacatacttttccttgccaatgagcctctctgaggaggtgacactagatgattgatatttcactttatcttaatatttttacaatttctttgtccatatatttgttattcatgcttattattattaatcttggattaaacatatatatatttgtatttttgcaccattgcgcttttttcattaaagccctcGCTTTATATGCGCTTCGCGCTTAAAGCCCTagctgaccttagagcttttttcgcgcttttcgcttttgataacactggttGGTATAACTGAGTACAGTTTATAATTTTAGTTTAAGTACTGTATCAAGTAAATTTTAGATTAAGTGCTAGTCAGCTAGTACTGTGACGGTGTATGCCATCCTTAAACCTGTGCCTAGCATGTTTGCTATGTGGCCTTTGAAAATTAGGAAGGTATGTCCTCTAGGGAGAGCTAAATGATTTATGCATCTTTCCAACATGATACAACACTACTACTCCCTCTGCTAATGTCAATTTTCTGATATATTTAGAGTTTCCTAATGGTTCAATTTATGAGTTCTATCTTAAAAGAGGAGATGAGGGCCATACTAAGTTGTAATTTTGTGGCAGCGCTAGAGGACATACCTTCCTCATTTTCAAGTCTTAGGTTTAAACTTTGATTTGGAGCAAAGCACCATATTTCTCATACCAACATAGGAAGGAAGACaaccttgagaaaaaaaaacataggaAGGAAGACAATATCATAAAGTCATAGTTGCAATCTGGATGAAGATTTCATGTAAATCTCAGTCATAGTTATCTGGTATAGGACAATTTACTTGGTAGAAAATTAGTCCAAGGTCTACTAATGGACCTTGTCTTGGTAAAACTactgttgctttattgtcttttcTCCTAGCTTCCCCAATTTATGATTTGAATTCATCAATCATGCTAGTATAGTGAATATAAGGTAGTATGAACCTTTTCTATCTATTAATTGATGCTCTAACTTGGTGTGGTAGTAGATATCTATGAAGCTAGTAATGTTGTCGAACCATTTTTTTTATAGACAAGATCTTGTCAATTTGTTTGTTGTAGATGAACCGCATTCTTCAAGATGTCCAACTTAATGACCAAAAGCGTTTCCAGAATTTTGTTTCTCAAAGCAGATCGAGAATGGAGGTATACCTTAAGTCTTGGAACATGAAGAGCTATGGTAAATGAATTTGCGCGACGTATTGTCTAACTTTTTTCCCATAAACTTTTGGTTCTAGAATCGACTAAGAGGCAGTGGTCATAGCATTGCTGCTGCAAGGATGGGTGCAAAGCTTAACACTGCCGGGTGGATATCTGAACAAATGGGTGGTGTCAGGTTAGATGACTTTTGTCCTTTTAATATTGAATGACTTTGTCTCAATGATGGTTGGTGGATAAATTTTTCAATCTTCAATGTTTTTACCCCTCTGGTTACTTTGTCTCAATGATGGTTGGTGGATAAATTTTTCAATCTTCAATGTTTTTACCCCTCTGGTTATACCTACATATTTATCCTGATTGGCCAGCGTTGGCCGATTTAAATTTATCTTTCTGATGTTCTCTCTGTGTTTGGTTTCCATAAATTATCTGTTTCAGGTTGACTTATGTTTAAACGTCCTCCATTCACTGGAAGAAGGACAATGTAAATATTTGGAACAGAATAGTTTacctcttccttttttctttttttgtgtttgCAGCTACTTGGAATTTCTGAAGGGTCTTGAAGGCCAAGTTGAGAACGATTGGCCCCAAATATCTTCATCCCTTGAGGAGATCCGAAAATCCTTACTTTCTAAGAATGAGTGTCTGATAAATTTGACAGCTAATGGGAAGAATCTCACCAACGCGGAGAAACATATCAGCaaatttcttgatttgcttCCAAGCACATCCCCAGTGGAGTCAGCTGCTTGGAATGCACAATTGTCTCGCTCAAATGAAGCTTTTGTTGTTCCTACTCAGGTTAGCTGTCTcctaaaagttttgttctttgACTTTAAACTCTAGTCACTGTCAAAATTCAGGTGATGACTTTGAGGGATCCTTCTTATAGGTGAATTATGTTGGAAAAGCAGCTAATCTGTATGAAGCTGGCTATGAGCTTAATGGCAGTGCTTATGttatttctaattatataaGTAATACATGGCTGTGGGATCGTGTACGTGTTAGTGGTGGAGCTTATGGAGGATTTTGTGGTTTTGACACCCATTCAGGTACGATTTTGTGTTCATCTTATCTCATCTGAAGTTGCACTTTCAGGTACAAAGTTTCTCTAGCTAAGGTCTTATATTTCGGTTCATCAGGGGTATTCTCATTTTTATCCTACCGAGACCCAAATTTATTGAAAACACTTGATGTGTATGATGGAACAAGTAGttttcttaaagaacttgaacTGGACGATGATGCACTCACAAAGGCAATTATTGGGACTATTGGAGATGTAGATGCTTACCAGTTGCCTGATGCCAAAGGATACAGTAGGTAAGTGGATGATTATGCCTATTCTGTGCTCATATTACTCTCTGATCGCAAGAACATCTTAGTATGCTTCCATTCTCTAACTATTAATTCTTTAAAGCTTGATTATTTCGCAACtaaaatttctttcttatttcttgtcaATATTGAACCTGATTCTGTATTTACCTTAGTACTGTTGGGTGCTTTGTAAAGGGTTTCTTATTTCTGTGAATGATAGTTGTTCTGTTTGGTAATACACACATTTATATCTTGTCGATGTTTCTTTTTCAGGACGTGCTTATAGGCTGCATATATTGTTTCTTATCAGATTAGTCAGGCTCTTATCTGTTTTAAAATTGTTGTGGTCTATAGAACTGTTAAAATACAGAggcaaaagaaattaaactacCAAAATGTAGTGAAAATGCTAGATTAATTGGCTTTGGTTCGAGaataaagttttcttttctataaggattggataatgagtttattttaatatataccAATGTCTAACTGCTTTTCAATCTATAATCTCTGGAGAGAAGAGTGATAGTTTGACTTTATATTCAGTCCAGTCTGTGTGCTAATTGAGAATTTTCTTGTCGTCGGTATTGATAAAATGTTCACTGGTTTGTATTGAATCTAATTGATGTGTACTCATGCTCTCAGTTTATTACGATATTTACTGGGAGTAACAAATGAAGAAAGACAAAGGAGACGTGAGGAGATATTATCAACAAGGTAAAAGTGTTGAACCTTTCTGTATTTAGCATAAATATTGACCTAGTATGAGTGCAAGTAATGTTAATACCATTATTTTCTAGCAACAGCAAATGCCATAGCCACCCCTTCTCTTGGCTGATATGAATGAATTCTCTCTTTAGATGTTGATACAGTTTTAATTAAGTGCAATTTTGTTTCCATATATGGTATGACGTATCTTTGAAATACTTTaccttgagccgagggtctatcggaaacaacctctacctcccaaggtagggtaaggtctacgtattaactaccctccccagaccttgcttgtgggattacactgggtatgttgttgtactacatatatataaccgGTGTTTCTCTTGCTGATATGAATGAGTTTCTTGGTTGACaagaattaatttctttttctcttctagATTTAAACACTACCAAATTCAGCTGAATTTTGTTTGCATATGTGGTATGTATGACACATATATAGTTGGTGCTTTTCTATGCGGCACTGCTGAGCTGCTGCAAATGATCTATTATTTCATGAACTCACATTGTCTATTTGATAATGCTACTATTTGCTGGCTGTTGAGTAAACTTTGCCCTATTTGATAAGATTTGTTatgttatttcattttcatttactAAGCCACTTTTCCTTGTGACAAAATGTTCCGTTTTAAAGCTAGGGATGATGAGATCATTTGACCTAGTAAATGATTAATGAAGTATATAAAAGCATAGATAAGCAATGGAAGACAACTCTTAGTCCTGTAATTCTCAATACAGATGTTGATCAGCATACAATGTATAGAAAGATCAATATAGAATGTGTCAGGACATTTGTTCTCAATTTGCAATTACAAAGCTGTTATGTTTCTATGCTGGTGAAATAGCAGTTTCTTACCATTAATCATGCTTCTTTTCCTTCATAGGCTGGATGatttcaagaaatttggagACGTCATGGAGGCAGTTAAAGATAAAGGGGTGGTTGTTGCTGTAGCATCACCAGATGATGTCGAGGCAGCCAACAAGGAACGTTCCAACTTCTTAAGAGTCAAGAAAGCACTGTGATACCGATCAAGgtgctttaatttttttctcatagCATTAGGACACAAGGAAAATGCTTGTACACGTTATTTGATGTTAAAATCTTCAAATCTTGggttaaaggaaaaaagaaggcAAGAATGGGAAGAGAAGACTAGATCAAGGCAAGAATggggaagaaaacaaaattcttttttctttagaaCATAGATGCGGTAGTAGCTTTTACAGAAGCTTGGATGGCAAATAAATTAGTGCCGATATATTTATAATTCCAATAACCACTTAAACTTCACATGTATTTAAAGTTTCAAGATTATAGTTTTTTAACAATTTATCTGATTTTAATTAAGGTACAAAAGTCGCTTGAATGTCGAGATAGTGCTACTCCAGTTTACATTTTCATGGTAAAATTAACTTGTTACAGGTTATAAAGAAACTATTTCTGTGACATTTTACGGTTAGCCATTGTTTGGTCTGCGGACAAGTTATAAAGCAATTATACAACAACAATTGTGCCTCAGTCTCAAACAAGACATACGAGTTATGCAGCCGACTTTAGCACAACTGGGTATGATAGACCCAAATGGGTTTGACCTGTTGTTTGACTAGTTGAAAATGGGTCGACCCATATTTTAAATGGACGGTTGAATGCTGGTTTATTACAGGCAAGGTGGGCGGATTAGGCAAAAGTGGATAGAAAT encodes:
- the LOC132064930 gene encoding presequence protease 1, chloroplastic/mitochondrial-like, which encodes MERAVLLRSLSSSSTRAFSRIFSRSSHSLASYSAKRQRLLHNLHRRRSLLRSSNVRGISTSINLKRQFYPLSVRAIATSAPQSSQEFLGADDEVAEKFGFEKVSEQFIDECKSKAVLYKHKKTGAEVMSVSNDDENKVFGIVLRTPPKDSTGIPHILEHSVLCGSRKYPLKEPFVELLKGSLNTFLNAFTYPDRTCYPVASTNTKDFYNLVDVYLDAVFFPKCVEDFQTFQQEGWHYELNDPSDDITFKGVVFNEMKGVYSQPDNLLGRTSQQALFPDNTYGVDSGGDPQVIPSLSFEEFKEFHRKFYHPSNARIWFYGDDDPNERLRILSEYLNMFDASSAPHESRVEPQKLFSEPVRIVEKYPVGEDGDLKKKNMVCLNWLLSDKPLDLETELALGFLDHLLLGTPASPLRKILLESGLGDAIVGGGIEDELLQPQFSIGLKGVSEENIQKVEELVMSTLEGLAEKGFDSDAVEASMNTIEFSLRENNTGSFPRGLALMLRSIGKWVYDMDPFEPLKYQKPLDALKARIAKEGSKAVFAPLIDQYILRNPHRVTVEMQPDREKASREEQMEKETLDKVKASMTQEDLAELARATQELRLKQETPDPPEALKSVPSLSLQDIPREPVHVPTEVGDINGVKVLQHDLFTNDVLYAEVVFNMSSLKQELLPLVPLFCQSLLEMGTKDLDFVQLNQLIGRKTGGISVYPFTSSVRGKAEPCSKIIVRGKAMSQRTEDLFNLMNRILQDVQLNDQKRFQNFVSQSRSRMENRLRGSGHSIAAARMGAKLNTAGWISEQMGGVSYLEFLKGLEGQVENDWPQISSSLEEIRKSLLSKNECLINLTANGKNLTNAEKHISKFLDLLPSTSPVESAAWNAQLSRSNEAFVVPTQVNYVGKAANLYEAGYELNGSAYVISNYISNTWLWDRVRVSGGAYGGFCGFDTHSGVFSFLSYRDPNLLKTLDVYDGTSSFLKELELDDDALTKAIIGTIGDVDAYQLPDAKGYSSLLRYLLGVTNEERQRRREEILSTRLDDFKKFGDVMEAVKDKGVVVAVASPDDVEAANKERSNFLRVKKAL